One segment of Penaeus chinensis breed Huanghai No. 1 chromosome 14, ASM1920278v2, whole genome shotgun sequence DNA contains the following:
- the LOC125032490 gene encoding DISP complex protein LRCH3-like yields MAGAGGPHSANSPCNLSRSLDRILVDAQATCELKLSGRKLKEYPKGASKYNLSDTVLAGTDVRISELFRETVSFRN; encoded by the exons ATGGCCGGGGCGGGAGGTCCCCATAGTGCTAACTCTCCGTGTAATTTGTCTAGAAGTTTAGATAGAATACTTGTAGATGCTCAGGCAACATGTGAATTAAAACTTAGTGGTCGAAAGTTAAAGGAATACCCAAAAGGTGCTTCGAAATACAACCTAAGTGATACGGTCTTAGCAG GTACGGATGTTCGGATAAGTGAGCTGTTCAGGGAGACCGTGAGTTTTAGAAATTAA